AAGCATAAGAACAACAGCAGCCATGGTTGGCCTGTCATAAGCAGTATCTTGAACGCATAATAACCCAATCTGGATACTTCTACTGATATCACGCAAACCAGATCCGGTCATCAATGTAGGATCTATAATGTTTGTCACGGTCCCATCTCGCCAACATTTCCATGCCTGGAAGAGATTAACGGTTCAATTTTTTTAACATAATTAATGACATTAGATTAACAAAACTGAATTATTAAGTAAAGGCTTTGACATGCTTAATATGACTTTCTTTGTATTCTAGAGTTTATCCTATTTTGGCCTTTTTATAGAAAAAGATCGAATTAAAAATCCAAtgaatttaaaaattatttttcggTAAATCAATTAcgatttttttttctagaatgcCAACTACAATGCGAAAATTGAATCAATCGGAACTTACATAGCTACGAAGGTCTTCAATGTCCTCTCCATTTCGAAAACATTGGTTCTTTTGACCTGTTACTAGTTCCAACAATAAAACTCCAAAGCTAAATACATCTGACTTTACTGAAAATTCGCCGTGCGTTGCATATTCTGGTGCCATATAACCACTGTGTGACCCGATAGAAAGAGAAAAGGTAAGTAGTTACACTTTATAGTGAAATAAGACAAGTATAGTGAAATATGTCCATATTTTTTTTCCATATGAAATATACTTACCAGGTTCCTACAATTTGATTTGTGTCGCCTTGAGATTCGTCAGGGTCAAACAATCTGGCCATTCCAAAATCTGCTATTTTAGGATTCATTTCCGCATCTAACAAAATATTACTGGCTTTCAAATCACGATGAATTATCCTTAGATAGGAGTCCTCATGAAGGTATAATAGTCCCTTGGCCACCCCCTTGATGATCTTGTATCGCTTTTCCCAATCTAGAATTGTATTCTTAGCTGGATCTACAAACACCAACAAGAAGTAGGCCTCGGTAAGAATTTTCACTATAACAAAAGAATCATTTTCTACCCCAAATATCTAAATGGTCAAACATCGTTAATTTCTTTTATTCAAACAAATTAAAAATCAACTTTTGTGACTAAAACTACTACAAAATTCATTTGATATAGTAATATTAAATCATAAATGAGAGGCCATCGGTGAAGGTTTTCTTAAGAACTTGGCAAATTAATTTAAACCAATTAAAGCTTATAACTTTGTAGTTCATGAGTACAATATGAACTTACAAAATAGAAACCGATCAAGACTTGCATTTGGCAAGAACTCATAGACGAGAAGTCGCTCATTGCCTTCTAAGCTGAAACCAAGCAGCTTGACTAAATTAGGATGTTGAAGCTTGGCGACAAGCAAAACCTTGTTCTCAAATTCTATGTCACCTTGCCTAAAATCCCTTGCTAGCCTCTTTACTGCAATTTCTAGTCCATCTCCAAGCTTACCCTAAACATTATATAATAACATATGTCGACGTTGAAGTAATATCAACATTATCAATGTTTGGAATGCAACTACAAAGATCAATTTTTATTACCTTGTAAACTGCTCCAAAACTGCCTTTTCCAAGCTTATTGTCTTCCGAGAAGTCATTTGTTGCTGCTTTTATTGTACTAAAGTTGTATTCCAATGATTCAACAGTGCCGATATCCATAGTTTCAGCTGGTATAAAGCAATTAGAGGTAGAGAGTTAGAAGTTTTTTTTAACTATAATTGTTGTACCTAATACAATAACTACATTTCAAGCACTATGTATTgagtttttatttactttttattttttatttttttttaaataggtcTGTTTGAGAAAAACCATTTGAAAAAGAGCAATTTGAAATTTACTTATATAAATAAGTTAGATTCTGTTGGCCCCAATACAAACTAACGGATTCAtctaaaaatttatatttttaaccctTTTAAATTGCATATATAGTCATTCCACCCAGTATATTTAATTTCTGTCTATACTTTTTacttttaaatattttgttttctACTTTTAACATATCAACTATATAAtttgaaaatatataattaaaaattatatatatttttaagaaataataCCATTACAATAATCTCATCATTACCTTTGATAACATAGTAGGATATCTATCTTGTCAATTATTACATGTgcattaataaaacatttatcatgAATACATTCTCCAACTCAATATTACCATCCaaatataaattgaaaaaaaaatgcacgatcttttatatatatatatatatatatatatatatatatatatatatatatatatatatatatagtaattcaTAAAATATAATAGATAAATTAATTATGTCGcataaaatattttaaatcaCATATATATACTTACATTTTAGGCAAGAATTAATACATATATTATaattaagtgatgaaggaacgtTGGTTACTTAAGATGCACATGTGAATGAAAGATGTAATAAATGATAATGCAGATTCGAGGAAAAAATGATGGAGGATTGTGAAAGAAATATGAAATAAAAGTATAAAACTAAGTATGTACATTTAGACTTTAGTAAGCCAAATTTATAGTGTAAAAATTATCTTAAAATAATTGGatataacaatttaaagtcacaTTTCTAATTATTAAGATGAATAGTGAtagctttttttttaatttcatataTTCCTTTATTTATCTTCTGATAATTCAAGCTTTTTTTTATAAATAGTATTCAAAATAAGTACTAATTAGTTATAATTGTATAAGTTATTAAAATTAATACATACATTCTAATTACATTTTTttcaataaataaaattatgtattttatatgttatacggataaaaaaaattgaagtaaAAGATACAAATAAAAAAGAACATTATATCTTGAGGGTCTAAATATGTAAGTTCTAAGGGTTATAATTGGAAATTTATTTTAacccattttttataaaaaaaaatgtacaCTAACCTATTTATAAAATAACACCCTAACATAAGCCACAGGTGTTTGAATTAGTTTTTTAGCTTATTGCTTAtagcttatttgtggtgggaataagcaataagcaatcaGCATGGTGAGggatgcttattaaaattagcttatttagcttaATAAGCTGGATTTTATCTAAACACTCAAATTAGCTtattgtgggaataagcaataaacacCTCTTTTTTTTCTTATCCAAACACCCTTAAGTTCATGTTCTAAATGGCTTTTAAGCGGCAAATTACTCTGAACTTACTTTGAATACTTTCACTTGGAGGTGTTTGCTTCTTCTTTTTCCCCAATCTGAAGATATATATGGAAGCAattattaagaccacactgactGTGACAATAGAAATTGTTATTATCACAGTTCGtgtttggtttttatttttgCCTGCAAAAAGAGAATTAATGTGTCATGAAAGAGTAGTGGTGTTTGAATGTTGCGAACAATCTTTTGAGGaaatttgaataaataaataataaataaacatataacctAAGGATGCACAATATGTTTGGTTATTATTCATGATTATATCTAATGTCATTCAACTTTATTTTACTATAATTAGTTACTTGACTTTTGAAAATTGTGCTCatttgttttgtatgttttttgtAGTTCGTTTTTACTACTTCctttttcatttcatttttataacttcTTTTTACATATTTTCATGATTGGTGTTTAActttttataaattaatttttatggaatttttgcatgttttttttttcacattctATTTTTATAACTTCAttttttttactttgtttttcttgtttttcttgtttttcttgtttttttaaGTCCGTTTTAcgacttcattttttttttcgttttgatATGTTATTCACAATCTACTTTTATAACTTCACATATTCACgtcatttatacatgttttttcacaactttttttacaatttaatttttttacttatttttgacATGGATTTTTTACAATCTCTTTTACAACTTCAAATTTAAAAGTACAAATTATGAAATTGTAAAAATAGATtgtaaaaaaaacatgtaaaaaaacaaaaacaaaaaagctataaataagaattgtgaaaaaaataatataaaaacgaaataaaaaatGGAGTTGTAAAAATAGATTGtgtaaaaacatgtaaaaatgaagttaaaaaaaattgaaatcatAAAAACAAACTGCGAAAGAAAAAACATACAAAATCAAATGAGCAAACtttcaaaagtttagtgactaattatacataaaaaaaaaggTTAAATGGCCTTAtatagccaaaaaaaaaaaaaaaagatcttcAATGACCACTTTGAGAAAAATTAACAAGTTCAATGATCTTTTATGACTTAAAACGAGTTAAGTGACAAAATGAACACAAAACGAAAAGTTATGTGACTAAATATgacattaaccctaattaatatttCCCTTGAATGTGATCTCTCTCCTTGATACCAATGCATAGACATTACATGGTACAAACGGGCTATAAAAGGGCAAAATACAATGACTTATAGATGTAATATACATACACTAATACACTAATCGAACATGGTCACCTTGTCAAGAACAAAGTGCATAGGATTTGTTCATTGATGTTGGACTGGGTTGGTGAATAGGTAGATAACATTCACATCATCACACTAACGATTTTAGATTTGGTTGGAGAAAAGTGATGAAGCACTTAAAGCAATTTTCGTAGCCAACATGTCCTATCTACAACATTAGCCACCCCTGATACTCTATTTGCAATGGATCGACATATAATACCTTGTTGCTAGGATGACCATGAGAGACAGTTGCTACAAAGAAATACACAATAACCATAAGTGGATCCACGAGTGGTGGGATATCCTCCCCAAGCAACATCATAAGAAAATTTGGACAGGTAAAACTGAGATATTGAAGATCGCTCACAAGACTACGATAAAGGATTAGATCATCAACTTGGGTGTTCAAGCCATCAAGCTTGGAATGAGTATTGACGGGGCGCATCATGGTTTGTAGTTAAGAACACGTTCTTGCTAGAGGATCTTTGTTGCATATTTTCCTTACTATGAAAAATGTCAGACTTAGTCCGTTTAATCAATATACCAAAAAATTAATTCAACACCCTAAGATCTCTCGTATAGAACTCCCTACTAAGGGAGGAGATAATATTCTATAGAAAGCGTCTAGGAGGCTTCGATAAGCAATATTTCATCAATATACAACAAGATATAAGTCATGACTTACCCTTAATATATAAAAAGAGAGAAATCTAAACACCTTTGACCAAAGATGAGTAACAAACCAGGAAAAACTATGAAACCAGGCATAGGATACTTGTGTCGGGCCATGAAGATATCAGTGCATGCACACATGCATATGTCACACATGGCTTGGATATTAAGGATCTTAGAAAGTGAGAGGCACTCGTCCTGAAGATAACCATGGAAAAAACACATTCTTCACATCCAACTTATGAACAAGCTAATTATAAGATACTTCAAGGCTAAGAATGGTATGTATCgttgcttgtttgaccatcaGACTATACATATCATCGCAATCGATCCCATAAGGTTTATTGTTAACGTTGCCACAAGCTTTATAATGGGCCAATGAGCCAGAGCCATTGGTAGTATGTTTCTTCTTGAAAAAATAaatggattatatatatataatgtataccCTAGGGCATGGTACACATACGGTAGTGCTATTGCTAATAAGAAGCATTAAATtcatcattcattgcattaagCCAGTGAGGTTCTTGTAAAGCCTATAAATAAGAACGAGACATGAGATAGTAAATTCGGGAGTGATGGTAAAGGCATTTGAAGAGTTTGGTTACAATGTATTTTGCATGGTTGGTCAACGGATAACTAGTTGTTAATGAGAGGGTGGTGGGGATATATTTGAAAACATGAAAGTGGACAGAATGGGTAATGAGGAAGACATTGTTGTTGAGGTGGTAATGAACAATGGTTTGGGTGACAATGATGTTGACATGGTGATAAACATTGTAGATGCAGAAGATTGTGATGACATGGCAGCATAAACAAATATGGGTGGTGTGGTATATGGTGTGGATGCGGACTAAAAAAAGGACTGGGGTAAAGGCGAAGGACTGCAAAGGTAATCAATGAATTTATTGGAAGGATTTGGTTAGGTGTAATAGACACAAAAGGGGACAGTCTTATTAAAGAAAACATGTCaagatattatgatttttagGCAAGATTGACACACCAAAAAACTAATTGGAAGGATAACCAAAGCAGATACATAcaactagggatgaaagtgggtccaaacccggaccggatggacccgggcctggaaaacccggaaccggttaacgggattttatagaaccggaaaccggactggtatataggaaccggttcggTTCGAttccgggtatggttccgggtaaagtgggtctagaaccggaaaacccagaaaatcaaagtgggtaggttggaaccggataaattGGTTTTAGACCtgaaaaaaccggaatttttgg
The genomic region above belongs to Lactuca sativa cultivar Salinas chromosome 4, Lsat_Salinas_v11, whole genome shotgun sequence and contains:
- the LOC111897125 gene encoding cysteine-rich receptor-like protein kinase 44 isoform X1, encoding MFKLPGKLLLWFFIFTYLINTITLAQPNFTSYYCENAVNYTRNSTYERNLGTTLSALPNTSSAFGFYNLSTGDGNDRVNSMALCRGDVESDLCLGCLNDSIVKLRENCPNQREATGYYDNCLLKYSNKNILGYTYSPEDIIYLRKTQNAPDRDRFIGSLMPLLSELRTDAAAGGSLRKFATGNTTVHDFTTIYALMQCTPDLSEVECESCLYDSVNQFAGQYSGRIGGSTLLPMCNFRYEIYRFFNGSTMLIPSPPTLPVSPPPVQPPPGKNKNQTRTVIITISIVTVSVVLIIASIYIFRLGKKKKQTPPSESIQTETMDIGTVESLEYNFSTIKAATNDFSEDNKLGKGSFGAVYKGKLGDGLEIAVKRLARDFRQGDIEFENKVLLVAKLQHPNLVKLLGFSLEGNERLLVYEFLPNASLDRFLFYPAKNTILDWEKRYKIIKGVAKGLLYLHEDSYLRIIHRDLKASNILLDAEMNPKIADFGMARLFDPDESQGDTNQIVGTCGYMAPEYATHGEFSVKSDVFSFGVLLLELVTGQKNQCFRNGEDIEDLRSYAWKCWRDGTVTNIIDPTLMTGSGLRDISRSIQIGLLCVQDTAYDRPTMAAVVLMLNSFSITLPVPSKAAFFMRSTIDPQFPLLQEYSSSTGSSSLEKIKISKSRSSQISVNDISMSEIVPR